One Prunus dulcis chromosome 7, ALMONDv2, whole genome shotgun sequence DNA segment encodes these proteins:
- the LOC117633509 gene encoding uncharacterized CRM domain-containing protein At3g25440, chloroplastic isoform X3 codes for MFASTSVRAASRSSPSAIKRGSFVWFSCLAQNVFNLSLPTITRFRQSLYCNMCMQRQRYSVLTSFLEVPCVSSSFDSSLVRRSNIFDCQSVLRNCPPARCMSSTSIELKTKNDVVRFSFGKPLDKTGSSTKGKKMAKRAEVSKKAKLNELRFYRLKAKKKMNSPNPEVRIRYKLEKAKRKEAWLIEKLMKFEVARAPADIHDPEILTEEEKHYLKRTGEKKKNYVPVGRRGVFGGVVLNMHLHWKKHETVKVICKPCKPGQVQEYAQELARLSKGIVIDIKPNNTVIFYRGKNYVQPKVMSPADTLSKNKALEKYKYEQSLEHTSQFIEKLGKELEEYHKHLARFKKVNENATQVFDQYMNGKVMNNNYNAEDGNANARNESDLGKISDL; via the exons ATGTTTGCTTCAACTTCTGTAAGAGCCGCTTCTCGCTCTTCTCCAAGTGCCATCAAAag GGGCTCTTTTGTCTGGTTCAGTTGTCTAGCACAAAATgttttcaatctctctctGCCAACCATAACACGTTTTAGACAGTCTCTTTATTGCAATATGTGTATGCAAAGGCAAAGATACAGTGTATTGACGTCTTTCTTAGAAGTTCCATGTGTATCCTCCTCATTCGATTCTTCATTGGTGCGGAGATCAAATATTTTTGACTGTCAAAGTGTTCTTAGAAACTGTCCGCCTGCTAGATGCATGAGTAGTACATCAATTGAGCTGAAGACAAAAAATGATGTTGTGAGGTTTTCATTTGGTAAGCCACTTGATAAAACTGGTTCCTCAACCAAAGGGAAGAAGATGGCCAAACGAGCTGAAGTGTCCAAGAAGGCCAAACTGAATGAACTGCGATTTTACCGTCTGAAGgccaagaagaagatgaattcTCCAAATCCAGAAGTTAGAATTAGATACAAACTTGAAAAG GCAAAACGAAAGGAAGCATGGTTGATTGAGAAGTTGATGAAATTTGAGGTTGCCAGAGCCCCTGCTGATATACATGATCCTGAAATTTtaactgaagaagaaaaacattaTCTTAAGAGAACTGgtgagaaaaagaagaattatGTCCCAGTGGGAAGGCGGGGAGTATTTGGAGGTGTGGTTCTAAATATGCATTTGCATTGGAAGAAGCATGAGACAGTAAAGGTGATTTGCAAGCCTTGTAAGCCAGGACAGGTTCAGGAATATGCTCAAGAGCTTGCTAGACTGAGTAAAGGCATTGTGATTGACATAAAACCTAATAATACTGTAATTTTCTACCGGGGAAAGAACTATGTTCAGCCGAAAGTAATGTCACCTGCAGATACACTATCTAAAAATAAG GCCCTGGAAAAATATAAGTATGAGCAGTCCCTTGAACATACAAGTCAGTTCATTGAAAAACTGGGGAAAGAACTGGAAGAGTATCACAAGCACCTTGCTCGGTTTAAGAAAGTAAATGAGAATGCAACACAAGTCTTTGATCAATACATGAATGGTAAG GTTATGAACAATAATTACAACGCTGAAGATGGTAATGCAAATGCAAGGAATGAGAGTGACTTGGGAAAAATTTCAGACTTATAA
- the LOC117633509 gene encoding uncharacterized CRM domain-containing protein At3g25440, chloroplastic isoform X8, translating to MFASTSVRAASRSSPSAIKRGSFVWFSCLAQNVFNLSLPTITRFRQSLYCNMCMQRQRYSVLTSFLEVPCVSSSFDSSLVRRSNIFDCQSVLRNCPPARCMSSTSIELKTKNDVVRFSFGKPLDKTGSSTKGKKMAKRAEVSKKAKLNELRFYRLKAKKKMNSPNPEVRIRYKLEKAKRKEAWLIEKLMKFEVARAPADIHDPEILTEEEKHYLKRTGEKKKNYVPVGRRGVFGGVVLNMHLHWKKHETVKVICKPCKPGQVQEYAQELARLSKGIVIDIKPNNTVIFYRGKNYVQPKVMSPADTLSKNKVK from the exons ATGTTTGCTTCAACTTCTGTAAGAGCCGCTTCTCGCTCTTCTCCAAGTGCCATCAAAag GGGCTCTTTTGTCTGGTTCAGTTGTCTAGCACAAAATgttttcaatctctctctGCCAACCATAACACGTTTTAGACAGTCTCTTTATTGCAATATGTGTATGCAAAGGCAAAGATACAGTGTATTGACGTCTTTCTTAGAAGTTCCATGTGTATCCTCCTCATTCGATTCTTCATTGGTGCGGAGATCAAATATTTTTGACTGTCAAAGTGTTCTTAGAAACTGTCCGCCTGCTAGATGCATGAGTAGTACATCAATTGAGCTGAAGACAAAAAATGATGTTGTGAGGTTTTCATTTGGTAAGCCACTTGATAAAACTGGTTCCTCAACCAAAGGGAAGAAGATGGCCAAACGAGCTGAAGTGTCCAAGAAGGCCAAACTGAATGAACTGCGATTTTACCGTCTGAAGgccaagaagaagatgaattcTCCAAATCCAGAAGTTAGAATTAGATACAAACTTGAAAAG GCAAAACGAAAGGAAGCATGGTTGATTGAGAAGTTGATGAAATTTGAGGTTGCCAGAGCCCCTGCTGATATACATGATCCTGAAATTTtaactgaagaagaaaaacattaTCTTAAGAGAACTGgtgagaaaaagaagaattatGTCCCAGTGGGAAGGCGGGGAGTATTTGGAGGTGTGGTTCTAAATATGCATTTGCATTGGAAGAAGCATGAGACAGTAAAGGTGATTTGCAAGCCTTGTAAGCCAGGACAGGTTCAGGAATATGCTCAAGAGCTTGCTAGACTGAGTAAAGGCATTGTGATTGACATAAAACCTAATAATACTGTAATTTTCTACCGGGGAAAGAACTATGTTCAGCCGAAAGTAATGTCACCTGCAGATACACTATCTAAAAATAAG GTCAAGTGA
- the LOC117633509 gene encoding uncharacterized CRM domain-containing protein At3g25440, chloroplastic isoform X6, whose protein sequence is MFASTSVRAASRSSPSAIKRGSFVWFSCLAQNVFNLSLPTITRFRQSLYCNMCMQRQRYSVLTSFLEVPCVSSSFDSSLVRRSNIFDCQSVLRNCPPARCMSSTSIELKTKNDVVRFSFGKPLDKTGSSTKGKKMAKRAEVSKKAKLNELRFYRLKAKKKMNSPNPEVRIRYKLEKAKRKEAWLIEKLMKFEVARAPADIHDPEILTEEEKHYLKRTGEKKKNYVPVGRRGVFGGVVLNMHLHWKKHETVKVICKPCKPGQVQEYAQELARLSKGIVIDIKPNNTVIFYRGKNYVQPKVMSPADTLSKNKALEKYKYEQSLEHTSQFIEKLGKELEEYHKHLARFKKVNENATQVFDQYMNGYEQ, encoded by the exons ATGTTTGCTTCAACTTCTGTAAGAGCCGCTTCTCGCTCTTCTCCAAGTGCCATCAAAag GGGCTCTTTTGTCTGGTTCAGTTGTCTAGCACAAAATgttttcaatctctctctGCCAACCATAACACGTTTTAGACAGTCTCTTTATTGCAATATGTGTATGCAAAGGCAAAGATACAGTGTATTGACGTCTTTCTTAGAAGTTCCATGTGTATCCTCCTCATTCGATTCTTCATTGGTGCGGAGATCAAATATTTTTGACTGTCAAAGTGTTCTTAGAAACTGTCCGCCTGCTAGATGCATGAGTAGTACATCAATTGAGCTGAAGACAAAAAATGATGTTGTGAGGTTTTCATTTGGTAAGCCACTTGATAAAACTGGTTCCTCAACCAAAGGGAAGAAGATGGCCAAACGAGCTGAAGTGTCCAAGAAGGCCAAACTGAATGAACTGCGATTTTACCGTCTGAAGgccaagaagaagatgaattcTCCAAATCCAGAAGTTAGAATTAGATACAAACTTGAAAAG GCAAAACGAAAGGAAGCATGGTTGATTGAGAAGTTGATGAAATTTGAGGTTGCCAGAGCCCCTGCTGATATACATGATCCTGAAATTTtaactgaagaagaaaaacattaTCTTAAGAGAACTGgtgagaaaaagaagaattatGTCCCAGTGGGAAGGCGGGGAGTATTTGGAGGTGTGGTTCTAAATATGCATTTGCATTGGAAGAAGCATGAGACAGTAAAGGTGATTTGCAAGCCTTGTAAGCCAGGACAGGTTCAGGAATATGCTCAAGAGCTTGCTAGACTGAGTAAAGGCATTGTGATTGACATAAAACCTAATAATACTGTAATTTTCTACCGGGGAAAGAACTATGTTCAGCCGAAAGTAATGTCACCTGCAGATACACTATCTAAAAATAAG GCCCTGGAAAAATATAAGTATGAGCAGTCCCTTGAACATACAAGTCAGTTCATTGAAAAACTGGGGAAAGAACTGGAAGAGTATCACAAGCACCTTGCTCGGTTTAAGAAAGTAAATGAGAATGCAACACAAGTCTTTGATCAATACATGAATG GTTATGAACAATAA
- the LOC117633509 gene encoding uncharacterized CRM domain-containing protein At3g25440, chloroplastic isoform X4 has protein sequence MFASTSVRAASRSSPSAIKRGSFVWFSCLAQNVFNLSLPTITRFRQSLYCNMCMQRQRYSVLTSFLEVPCVSSSFDSSLVRRSNIFDCQSVLRNCPPARCMSSTSIELKTKNDVVRFSFGKPLDKTGSSTKGKKMAKRAEVSKKAKLNELRFYRLKAKKKMNSPNPEVRIRYKLEKAKRKEAWLIEKLMKFEVARAPADIHDPEILTEEEKHYLKRTGEKKKNYVPVGRRGVFGGVVLNMHLHWKKHETVKVICKPCKPGQVQEYAQELARLSKGIVIDIKPNNTVIFYRGKNYVQPKVMSPADTLSKNKALEKYKYEQSLEHTSQFIEKLGKELEEYHKHLARFKKVNENATQVFDQYMNGKVILQELSLQSGKCRL, from the exons ATGTTTGCTTCAACTTCTGTAAGAGCCGCTTCTCGCTCTTCTCCAAGTGCCATCAAAag GGGCTCTTTTGTCTGGTTCAGTTGTCTAGCACAAAATgttttcaatctctctctGCCAACCATAACACGTTTTAGACAGTCTCTTTATTGCAATATGTGTATGCAAAGGCAAAGATACAGTGTATTGACGTCTTTCTTAGAAGTTCCATGTGTATCCTCCTCATTCGATTCTTCATTGGTGCGGAGATCAAATATTTTTGACTGTCAAAGTGTTCTTAGAAACTGTCCGCCTGCTAGATGCATGAGTAGTACATCAATTGAGCTGAAGACAAAAAATGATGTTGTGAGGTTTTCATTTGGTAAGCCACTTGATAAAACTGGTTCCTCAACCAAAGGGAAGAAGATGGCCAAACGAGCTGAAGTGTCCAAGAAGGCCAAACTGAATGAACTGCGATTTTACCGTCTGAAGgccaagaagaagatgaattcTCCAAATCCAGAAGTTAGAATTAGATACAAACTTGAAAAG GCAAAACGAAAGGAAGCATGGTTGATTGAGAAGTTGATGAAATTTGAGGTTGCCAGAGCCCCTGCTGATATACATGATCCTGAAATTTtaactgaagaagaaaaacattaTCTTAAGAGAACTGgtgagaaaaagaagaattatGTCCCAGTGGGAAGGCGGGGAGTATTTGGAGGTGTGGTTCTAAATATGCATTTGCATTGGAAGAAGCATGAGACAGTAAAGGTGATTTGCAAGCCTTGTAAGCCAGGACAGGTTCAGGAATATGCTCAAGAGCTTGCTAGACTGAGTAAAGGCATTGTGATTGACATAAAACCTAATAATACTGTAATTTTCTACCGGGGAAAGAACTATGTTCAGCCGAAAGTAATGTCACCTGCAGATACACTATCTAAAAATAAG GCCCTGGAAAAATATAAGTATGAGCAGTCCCTTGAACATACAAGTCAGTTCATTGAAAAACTGGGGAAAGAACTGGAAGAGTATCACAAGCACCTTGCTCGGTTTAAGAAAGTAAATGAGAATGCAACACAAGTCTTTGATCAATACATGAATGGTAAG GTTATCCTTCAAGAGTTATCCCTGCAATCTGGCAAGTGCAGGTTATGA
- the LOC117633509 gene encoding uncharacterized CRM domain-containing protein At3g25440, chloroplastic isoform X7, translating into MFASTSVRAASRSSPSAIKRGSFVWFSCLAQNVFNLSLPTITRFRQSLYCNMCMQRQRYSVLTSFLEVPCVSSSFDSSLVRRSNIFDCQSVLRNCPPARCMSSTSIELKTKNDVVRFSFGKPLDKTGSSTKGKKMAKRAEVSKKAKLNELRFYRLKAKKKMNSPNPEVRIRYKLEKAKRKEAWLIEKLMKFEVARAPADIHDPEILTEEEKHYLKRTGEKKKNYVPVGRRGVFGGVVLNMHLHWKKHETVKVICKPCKPGQVQEYAQELARLSKGIVIDIKPNNTVIFYRGKNYVQPKVMSPADTLSKNKALEKYKYEQSLEHTSQFIEKLGKELEEYHKHLARFKKVNENATQVFDQYMNGKG; encoded by the exons ATGTTTGCTTCAACTTCTGTAAGAGCCGCTTCTCGCTCTTCTCCAAGTGCCATCAAAag GGGCTCTTTTGTCTGGTTCAGTTGTCTAGCACAAAATgttttcaatctctctctGCCAACCATAACACGTTTTAGACAGTCTCTTTATTGCAATATGTGTATGCAAAGGCAAAGATACAGTGTATTGACGTCTTTCTTAGAAGTTCCATGTGTATCCTCCTCATTCGATTCTTCATTGGTGCGGAGATCAAATATTTTTGACTGTCAAAGTGTTCTTAGAAACTGTCCGCCTGCTAGATGCATGAGTAGTACATCAATTGAGCTGAAGACAAAAAATGATGTTGTGAGGTTTTCATTTGGTAAGCCACTTGATAAAACTGGTTCCTCAACCAAAGGGAAGAAGATGGCCAAACGAGCTGAAGTGTCCAAGAAGGCCAAACTGAATGAACTGCGATTTTACCGTCTGAAGgccaagaagaagatgaattcTCCAAATCCAGAAGTTAGAATTAGATACAAACTTGAAAAG GCAAAACGAAAGGAAGCATGGTTGATTGAGAAGTTGATGAAATTTGAGGTTGCCAGAGCCCCTGCTGATATACATGATCCTGAAATTTtaactgaagaagaaaaacattaTCTTAAGAGAACTGgtgagaaaaagaagaattatGTCCCAGTGGGAAGGCGGGGAGTATTTGGAGGTGTGGTTCTAAATATGCATTTGCATTGGAAGAAGCATGAGACAGTAAAGGTGATTTGCAAGCCTTGTAAGCCAGGACAGGTTCAGGAATATGCTCAAGAGCTTGCTAGACTGAGTAAAGGCATTGTGATTGACATAAAACCTAATAATACTGTAATTTTCTACCGGGGAAAGAACTATGTTCAGCCGAAAGTAATGTCACCTGCAGATACACTATCTAAAAATAAG GCCCTGGAAAAATATAAGTATGAGCAGTCCCTTGAACATACAAGTCAGTTCATTGAAAAACTGGGGAAAGAACTGGAAGAGTATCACAAGCACCTTGCTCGGTTTAAGAAAGTAAATGAGAATGCAACACAAGTCTTTGATCAATACATGAATGGTAAG GGCTAG
- the LOC117633509 gene encoding uncharacterized CRM domain-containing protein At3g25440, chloroplastic isoform X2 has product MFASTSVRAASRSSPSAIKRGSFVWFSCLAQNVFNLSLPTITRFRQSLYCNMCMQRQRYSVLTSFLEVPCVSSSFDSSLVRRSNIFDCQSVLRNCPPARCMSSTSIELKTKNDVVRFSFGKPLDKTGSSTKGKKMAKRAEVSKKAKLNELRFYRLKAKKKMNSPNPEVRIRYKLEKAKRKEAWLIEKLMKFEVARAPADIHDPEILTEEEKHYLKRTGEKKKNYVPVGRRGVFGGVVLNMHLHWKKHETVKVICKPCKPGQVQEYAQELARLSKGIVIDIKPNNTVIFYRGKNYVQPKVMSPADTLSKNKALEKYKYEQSLEHTSQFIEKLGKELEEYHKHLARFKKVNENATQVFDQYMNACQLTLLPNPKSPLQSHKIWLGTVIGKSSKI; this is encoded by the exons ATGTTTGCTTCAACTTCTGTAAGAGCCGCTTCTCGCTCTTCTCCAAGTGCCATCAAAag GGGCTCTTTTGTCTGGTTCAGTTGTCTAGCACAAAATgttttcaatctctctctGCCAACCATAACACGTTTTAGACAGTCTCTTTATTGCAATATGTGTATGCAAAGGCAAAGATACAGTGTATTGACGTCTTTCTTAGAAGTTCCATGTGTATCCTCCTCATTCGATTCTTCATTGGTGCGGAGATCAAATATTTTTGACTGTCAAAGTGTTCTTAGAAACTGTCCGCCTGCTAGATGCATGAGTAGTACATCAATTGAGCTGAAGACAAAAAATGATGTTGTGAGGTTTTCATTTGGTAAGCCACTTGATAAAACTGGTTCCTCAACCAAAGGGAAGAAGATGGCCAAACGAGCTGAAGTGTCCAAGAAGGCCAAACTGAATGAACTGCGATTTTACCGTCTGAAGgccaagaagaagatgaattcTCCAAATCCAGAAGTTAGAATTAGATACAAACTTGAAAAG GCAAAACGAAAGGAAGCATGGTTGATTGAGAAGTTGATGAAATTTGAGGTTGCCAGAGCCCCTGCTGATATACATGATCCTGAAATTTtaactgaagaagaaaaacattaTCTTAAGAGAACTGgtgagaaaaagaagaattatGTCCCAGTGGGAAGGCGGGGAGTATTTGGAGGTGTGGTTCTAAATATGCATTTGCATTGGAAGAAGCATGAGACAGTAAAGGTGATTTGCAAGCCTTGTAAGCCAGGACAGGTTCAGGAATATGCTCAAGAGCTTGCTAGACTGAGTAAAGGCATTGTGATTGACATAAAACCTAATAATACTGTAATTTTCTACCGGGGAAAGAACTATGTTCAGCCGAAAGTAATGTCACCTGCAGATACACTATCTAAAAATAAG GCCCTGGAAAAATATAAGTATGAGCAGTCCCTTGAACATACAAGTCAGTTCATTGAAAAACTGGGGAAAGAACTGGAAGAGTATCACAAGCACCTTGCTCGGTTTAAGAAAGTAAATGAGAATGCAACACAAGTCTTTGATCAATACATGAATG CTTGCCAGTTAACCCTTCTTCCAAACCCCAAGTCTCCTCTGCAGTCGCACAAAATTTGGCTAGGGACAGTGATTGGCAAAAGCTCCAAAATCTGA
- the LOC117633509 gene encoding uncharacterized CRM domain-containing protein At3g25440, chloroplastic isoform X1 — protein sequence MFASTSVRAASRSSPSAIKRGSFVWFSCLAQNVFNLSLPTITRFRQSLYCNMCMQRQRYSVLTSFLEVPCVSSSFDSSLVRRSNIFDCQSVLRNCPPARCMSSTSIELKTKNDVVRFSFGKPLDKTGSSTKGKKMAKRAEVSKKAKLNELRFYRLKAKKKMNSPNPEVRIRYKLEKAKRKEAWLIEKLMKFEVARAPADIHDPEILTEEEKHYLKRTGEKKKNYVPVGRRGVFGGVVLNMHLHWKKHETVKVICKPCKPGQVQEYAQELARLSKGIVIDIKPNNTVIFYRGKNYVQPKVMSPADTLSKNKALEKYKYEQSLEHTSQFIEKLGKELEEYHKHLARFKKVNENATQVFDQYMNGYPSRVIPAIWQVQVMNNNYNAEDGNANARNESDLGKISDL from the exons ATGTTTGCTTCAACTTCTGTAAGAGCCGCTTCTCGCTCTTCTCCAAGTGCCATCAAAag GGGCTCTTTTGTCTGGTTCAGTTGTCTAGCACAAAATgttttcaatctctctctGCCAACCATAACACGTTTTAGACAGTCTCTTTATTGCAATATGTGTATGCAAAGGCAAAGATACAGTGTATTGACGTCTTTCTTAGAAGTTCCATGTGTATCCTCCTCATTCGATTCTTCATTGGTGCGGAGATCAAATATTTTTGACTGTCAAAGTGTTCTTAGAAACTGTCCGCCTGCTAGATGCATGAGTAGTACATCAATTGAGCTGAAGACAAAAAATGATGTTGTGAGGTTTTCATTTGGTAAGCCACTTGATAAAACTGGTTCCTCAACCAAAGGGAAGAAGATGGCCAAACGAGCTGAAGTGTCCAAGAAGGCCAAACTGAATGAACTGCGATTTTACCGTCTGAAGgccaagaagaagatgaattcTCCAAATCCAGAAGTTAGAATTAGATACAAACTTGAAAAG GCAAAACGAAAGGAAGCATGGTTGATTGAGAAGTTGATGAAATTTGAGGTTGCCAGAGCCCCTGCTGATATACATGATCCTGAAATTTtaactgaagaagaaaaacattaTCTTAAGAGAACTGgtgagaaaaagaagaattatGTCCCAGTGGGAAGGCGGGGAGTATTTGGAGGTGTGGTTCTAAATATGCATTTGCATTGGAAGAAGCATGAGACAGTAAAGGTGATTTGCAAGCCTTGTAAGCCAGGACAGGTTCAGGAATATGCTCAAGAGCTTGCTAGACTGAGTAAAGGCATTGTGATTGACATAAAACCTAATAATACTGTAATTTTCTACCGGGGAAAGAACTATGTTCAGCCGAAAGTAATGTCACCTGCAGATACACTATCTAAAAATAAG GCCCTGGAAAAATATAAGTATGAGCAGTCCCTTGAACATACAAGTCAGTTCATTGAAAAACTGGGGAAAGAACTGGAAGAGTATCACAAGCACCTTGCTCGGTTTAAGAAAGTAAATGAGAATGCAACACAAGTCTTTGATCAATACATGAATG GTTATCCTTCAAGAGTTATCCCTGCAATCTGGCAAGTGCAGGTTATGAACAATAATTACAACGCTGAAGATGGTAATGCAAATGCAAGGAATGAGAGTGACTTGGGAAAAATTTCAGACTTATAA
- the LOC117633509 gene encoding uncharacterized CRM domain-containing protein At3g25440, chloroplastic isoform X5, with amino-acid sequence MFASTSVRAASRSSPSAIKRGSFVWFSCLAQNVFNLSLPTITRFRQSLYCNMCMQRQRYSVLTSFLEVPCVSSSFDSSLVRRSNIFDCQSVLRNCPPARCMSSTSIELKTKNDVVRFSFGKPLDKTGSSTKGKKMAKRAEVSKKAKLNELRFYRLKAKKKMNSPNPEVRIRYKLEKAKRKEAWLIEKLMKFEVARAPADIHDPEILTEEEKHYLKRTGEKKKNYVPVGRRGVFGGVVLNMHLHWKKHETVKVICKPCKPGQVQEYAQELARLSKGIVIDIKPNNTVIFYRGKNYVQPKVMSPADTLSKNKALEKYKYEQSLEHTSQFIEKLGKELEEYHKHLARFKKVNENATQVFDQYMNGKLAS; translated from the exons ATGTTTGCTTCAACTTCTGTAAGAGCCGCTTCTCGCTCTTCTCCAAGTGCCATCAAAag GGGCTCTTTTGTCTGGTTCAGTTGTCTAGCACAAAATgttttcaatctctctctGCCAACCATAACACGTTTTAGACAGTCTCTTTATTGCAATATGTGTATGCAAAGGCAAAGATACAGTGTATTGACGTCTTTCTTAGAAGTTCCATGTGTATCCTCCTCATTCGATTCTTCATTGGTGCGGAGATCAAATATTTTTGACTGTCAAAGTGTTCTTAGAAACTGTCCGCCTGCTAGATGCATGAGTAGTACATCAATTGAGCTGAAGACAAAAAATGATGTTGTGAGGTTTTCATTTGGTAAGCCACTTGATAAAACTGGTTCCTCAACCAAAGGGAAGAAGATGGCCAAACGAGCTGAAGTGTCCAAGAAGGCCAAACTGAATGAACTGCGATTTTACCGTCTGAAGgccaagaagaagatgaattcTCCAAATCCAGAAGTTAGAATTAGATACAAACTTGAAAAG GCAAAACGAAAGGAAGCATGGTTGATTGAGAAGTTGATGAAATTTGAGGTTGCCAGAGCCCCTGCTGATATACATGATCCTGAAATTTtaactgaagaagaaaaacattaTCTTAAGAGAACTGgtgagaaaaagaagaattatGTCCCAGTGGGAAGGCGGGGAGTATTTGGAGGTGTGGTTCTAAATATGCATTTGCATTGGAAGAAGCATGAGACAGTAAAGGTGATTTGCAAGCCTTGTAAGCCAGGACAGGTTCAGGAATATGCTCAAGAGCTTGCTAGACTGAGTAAAGGCATTGTGATTGACATAAAACCTAATAATACTGTAATTTTCTACCGGGGAAAGAACTATGTTCAGCCGAAAGTAATGTCACCTGCAGATACACTATCTAAAAATAAG GCCCTGGAAAAATATAAGTATGAGCAGTCCCTTGAACATACAAGTCAGTTCATTGAAAAACTGGGGAAAGAACTGGAAGAGTATCACAAGCACCTTGCTCGGTTTAAGAAAGTAAATGAGAATGCAACACAAGTCTTTGATCAATACATGAATGGTAAG CTTGCCAGTTAA